In Chelonia mydas isolate rCheMyd1 chromosome 10, rCheMyd1.pri.v2, whole genome shotgun sequence, a single window of DNA contains:
- the LOC102944268 gene encoding noggin-2 produces the protein MKGPQTLLLWAGWLLLQRGSGQPYLRLRPSPSDNLPVKDILEHPDPEYDPKEQDLDERTLRKKLGSSFDPAFMSVAAPAPGNLSSPAPPPRLRGSAPLPGELKKLELGESPSGARMKLGKKARRKFLQWLWAYTHCPVRYTWKDLGVRFWPRFIKEGSCFAEKSCSFPEGMYCKPAKSVPKTFLRWYCQGWSRQKYCTWIPVQYPLISECKCSC, from the coding sequence ATGAAGGGGCCGCAGACTCTCCTGCTCTGGGccggctggctgctgctgcaacGCGGCTCCGGCCAGCCCTACCTCCGCCTCCGGCCCTCCCCGAGCGACAACCTGCCCGTCAAGGACATCCTGGAGCACCCGGACCCCGAGTACGACCCCAAGGAGCAGGACCTGGACGAGCGGACGCTGAGGAAGAAGCTGGGCAGCAGCTTCGACCCCGCCTTCATGTCGGTGGCCGCCCCGGCGCCGGGAAACCTCTCCAGCCCGGCGCCCCCGCCCAGGCTCAGGGGCTCGGCGCCGCTGCCCGGCGAGCTgaagaagctggagctgggcgaGAGCCCCTCGGGGGCCCGCATGAAGCTGGGCAAGAAGGCCCGGAGGAAGTTCCTGCAGTGGCTGTGGGCCTACACCCACTGCCCCGTGCGCTACACCTGgaaggacctgggcgtccgcttCTGGCCGCGCTTCATCAAGGAGGGCAGCTGCTTCGCCGAGAAGTCCTGCTCCTTCCCCGAGGGCATGTACTGCAAGCCGGCCAAGTCGGTGCCCAAGACCTTTCTGCGCTGGTACTGCCAGGGCTGGTCCAGGCAGAAGTACTGCACCTGGATCCCGGTCCAGTACCCGCTGATCTCGGAGTGCAAGTGCTCCTGCTAA